Proteins encoded by one window of Acinonyx jubatus isolate Ajub_Pintada_27869175 chromosome X, VMU_Ajub_asm_v1.0, whole genome shotgun sequence:
- the HCFC1 gene encoding host cell factor 1 isoform X5 encodes MASAVSPANSPAVLLQPRWKRVVGWSGPVPRPRHGHRAVAIKELIVVFGGGNEGIVDELHVYNTATNQWFIPAVRGDIPPGCAAYGFVCDGTRLLVFGGMVEYGKYSNDLYELQASRWEWKRLKAKTPKNGPPPCPRLGHSFSLVGNKCYLFGGLANDSEDPKNNIPRYLNDLYILELRPGSGVVAWDIPITYGVLPPPRESHTAVVYTEKDNKKSKLVIYGGMSGCRLGDLWTLDIETLTWNKPSLSGVAPLPRSLHSATTIGNKMYVFGGWVPLVMDDVKVATHEKEWKCTNTLACLNLDTMAWETILMDTLEDNIPRARAGHCAVAINTRLYIWSGRDGYRKAWNNQVCCKDLWYLETEKPPPPARVQLVRANTNSLEAAAAPPTTTAIQVLPTVPGSSISVPTAARTQGVPAVLKVTGPQATTGTPLVTMRPASQAGKAPVTVTSLPAGVRMVVPTQSAQGTVIGSSPQMSGMAALAAAAAATQKIPPSSAPTVLSVPAGTTIVKTVAVTPGTTTLPATVKVASSPVMVSNPATRMLKTAAAQVGTSVSSAANTSTRPIITVHKSGTVTVAQQAQVVTTVVGGVTKTITLVKSPISVPGGSALISNLGKVMSVVQTKPVQTSAVTGQASTGPVTQIIQTKGPLPAGTILKLVTSADGKPTTIITTTQASGAGTKPTILGISSVSPSTTKPGTTTIIKTIPMSAIITQAGATGVTSSPGIKSPITIITTKVMTSGTGAPAKIITAVPKIATGHGQQGVTQVVLKGAPGQPGTILRTVPMGGVRLVTPVTVSAVKPAVTTLVVKGTTGVTTLGTVTGTVSTSLAGAGGHSTSASLATPITTLGTIATLSSQVINPTAITVSAAQTTLTAAGGLTTPTITMQPVSQPTQVTLITAPSGVEAQPVHDLPVSILASPTTEQPTATVTIADSGQGEVQPGTVTLVCSNPPCETHETGTTNTATTTVVANLGGQPQPTQVQFVCDRQEAAASLVASTVGQQNGSVVRVCSNPPCETHETGTTHTATTATSNMAGQHGCSNPPCETHETGTTSTATTAVSSIGAGQQRDLRRACVAGTAPAVVRVGMAAGVSEGAQGSVKASCQTRQTGVTGTAMTVLATGAPCSAGPLLGPALAVEAGGRAATFVQLAAVSGQVRPSGPVAGLSQLASVGRQPEAHHTHTTNTPTTVRSSMGAGEPGEARGTPTTAYESSASGAVTVTALEALLCPSATASQVCSDPPCETHDTGTTHTATTSNAGSTQRVCSNPPCETHETGTTHTPTTATSNGGAGQPEGGQQPPAGRPCETHQTTSTGTTMSVGVGALLPVESGLEVAAPPSIAPQAAASLLAPFPTQRVCSNPPCETHETGTTHTATTVTSNMSSNQDPPPAASDQGDVESTQGDSVNITSSSAVTTTVSSTLTRAVTTVTQSTPVPGPSVPKISSMTEATPGALTTEVPIPATITVTIANTETSDMPFSAVDILQPPEELQASPGPRQQLPPRQLLQPASTPLMGESAEVLSASQTPELQAAVDLSGTGDPSSGQEPASSAVVATVVVQPPPPTQSEVDQLSLPQELMAEAQAGTTTLMVTGLTPEELAVTAAAEAAAQAAATEEAQALAIQAVLQAAQQAVMAGTGEPMDTSEAAAAVTQAELGHLSAEGQEGQATTIPIVLTQQELAALVQQQQQLQEAQAQQHHHLPTEALAPADSLNDPAIESNCLNELAAAVPSTVALLPSTATESLAPSNTFVAPQPVVVASPAKLQAAATLTEVANGIESLGVKPDLPPPPSKAPVKKENQWFDVGVIKGTNVMVTHYFLPPDDAVPSDDDSGAVPDYSQLKKQELQPGTAYKFRVAGVNACGRGPFSEISAFKTCLPGFPGAPCAIKISKSPDGAHLTWEPPSVTSGKIIEYSVYLAIQSSQAGGEPKSSAPAQLAFMRVYCGPSPSCLVQSSSLSNAHIDYTTKPAIIFRIAARNEKGYGPATQVRWLQETSKDSSGAKPASKRPMSSPEMKSAPKKSKADGQ; translated from the exons ATGGCTTCGGCCGTGTCGCCCGCCAACTCTCCAGCGGTGCTCCTGCAGCCCCGCTGGAAGCGAGTGGTGGGCTGGTCGGGTCCGGTGCCCCGGCCCCGCCACGGCCACCGAGCCGTGGCCATCAAGGAACTCATCGTGGTGTTTGGCGGCGGCAACGAGGGGATAGTGGACGAACTGCACGTGTACAACACGG CGACTAACCAGTGGTTCATCCCTGCCGTGAGAGGGGACATCCCCCCTGGGTGTGCCGCATATGGCTTCGTGTGTGATGGCACTCGCCTGCTGGTGTTTGGTGGGATGGTGGAGTATGGGAAATACAGCAATGACCTCTACGAGCTCCAG GCAAGCCGGTGGGAATGGAAGAGACTCAAAGCAAAGACGCCCAAAAATGGACCCCCTCCGTGTCCTCGGCTTGGGCACAGCTTCTCCCTCGTGGGCAACAAGTGCTACCTGTTTGGGGGTCTGGCCAACGATAGCGAAGACCCCAAGAACAACATTCCGAG GTACCTGAATGACTTATACATCCTGGAATTGCGGCCGGGCTCCGGAGTGGTGGCCTGGGACATCCCCATCACTTACGGCGTTCTGCCTCCACCCCGGGAGTCCCACACTGCTGTGGTCTATACTGAGAAAGACAACAAGAAGTCCAAGCTGGTGATCTATGGAGGGATGAGCGGCTGTAGGCTGGGGGACCTTTGGACCTTGGATATCG AGACTCTGACGTGGAACAAGCCCAGTCTCAGCGGGGTGGCGCCTCTTCCCCGGAGTCTTCACTCAGCCACGACCATAGGAAACAA AATGTACGTGTTTGGTGGCTGGGTGCCTCTCGTCATGGATGACGTCAAAGTGGCCACACACGAGAAGGAGTGGAAGTGTACCAACACACTGGCTTGTCTCAACCTGG ATACCATGGCCTGGGAGACCATCCTGATGGACACGCTGGAGGACAATATTCCCCGGGCCCGAGCCGGCCACTGTGCCGTAGCCATCAACACCCGCCTGTACATTTGGAGTGGGCGCGACGGCTACCGAAAGGCCTGGAACAACCAGGTCTGCTGCAAGGACCTGTGGTACCTGGAGACAG AAAAGCCACCACCCCCGGCCCGGGTACAGCTGGTACGAGCCAACACCAATTCCCTGGAG GCTGCTGCCGCGCCCCCGACCACCACCGCCATCCAGGTCTTGCCGACGGTACCCGGCAGCTCAATCTCCGTGCCCACGGCGGCCAGGACTCAAG GCGTCCCCGCTGTTCTCAAAGTCACCGGTCCTCAGGCCACGACAGGAACCCCGCTGGTCACCATGAGACCTGCCAGCCAGGCTGGGAAAGCCCCCGTCACCGTGACCTCCCTTCCTGCAGGCGTGCGAATGGTTGTGCCCACGCAGAGTGCCCAGGGCACG GTGATTGGCAGCAGCCCGCAGATGAGCGGCATGGCCGCGCTGGCAGCTGCAGCTGCCGCCACCCAGAAGATCCCGCCCTCGTCAGCGCCCACGGTGCTGAGTGTCCCAGCAGGCACGACCATCGTCAAAACCGTGGCTGTGACGCCAGGCACCACCACCCTCCCGGCTACTGTAAAGGTAGCCTCCTCGCCGGTCATG GTGAGCAACCCGGCCACTCGGATGCTGAAGACTGCGGCCGCCCAGGTGGGGACGTCTGTCTCCTCTGCTGCCAACACATCCACCCGCCCTATCATCACGGTGCATAAGTCGGGAACTGTGACAGTGGCCCAGCAAGCTCAGGTGGTGACCACGGTGGTGGGTGGAGTCACCAAGACCATCACCTTGGTGAAGAGCCCCATCTCTGTCCCAGgaggcagtgctctg ATTTCCAACCTGGGCAAGGTGATGTCAGTGGTTCAGACCAAACCGGTTCAGACTTCAGCGGTCACAGGCCAGGCATCTACGGGCCCGGTGACTCAGATCATCCAG ACCAAAGGGCCCCTGCCGGCCGGGACCATCCTGAAGCTGGTAACCTCCGCGGACGGCAAgcccaccaccatcatcactaccACGCAGGCCAGCGGGGCCGGGACTAAGCCCACCATCCTGGGCATCAGCAGTGTGTCCCCGAGCACCACCAAGCCGGGCACGACCACCATCATCAAGACCATCCCCATGTCGGCCATCATCACGCAGGCCGGTGCCACAG GTGTGACCAGCAGTCCGGGCATCAAGTCCCccatcaccattatcaccacCAAGGTGATGACTTCAGGAACCGGAGCGCCTGCCAAAATCATCACAGCTGTCCCTAAAATCGCCACTGGCCACGGGCAGCAAGGAGTGACCCAG GTGGTGCTAAAGGGGGCCCCCGGACAGCCGGGCACCATCCTCCGCACCGTGCCCATGGGGGGTGTCCGCCTGGTCACCCCCGTCACCGTCTCTGCCGTCAAGCCAGCAGTCACCACGTTGGTTGTGAAGGGCACCACAG GCGTCACGACCCTGGGCACAGTGACAGGCACCGTCTCCACCAGCCTTGCCGGAGCTGGGGGCCACAGTACCAGCGCCTCCCTGGCCACGCCCATCACCACGTTGGGCACCATCGCCACCCTCTCAAGCCAAGTGATCAACCCCACCGCCATCACCGTGTCGGCTGCGCAGACCACGCTGACGGCGGCCGGCGGgctcaccacccccaccatcaccatGCAG CCTGTCTCCCAGCCTACCCAGGTGACGCTCATCACGGCGCCCAGTGGAGTCGAGGCCCAGCCCGTGCATGACCTCCCTGTGTCCATTCTGGCCTCGCCCACCACAGAACAGCCCACGGCCACGGTCACCATCGCCGATTCAGGCCAGGGTGAGGTGCAGCCGGGCACCGTGACGCTGGTTTGCTCCAACCCGCCCTGCGAGACCCACGAGACGGGCACCACCAACACAGCCACCACCACCGTCGTGGCTAACCTCGGGGGGCAGCCGCAGCCCACCCAAGTGCAGTTCGTCTGTGATAGACAGGAGGCGGCCGCTTCTCTCGTGGCCTCGACAGTGGGGCAGCAGAACGGCAGCGTGGTTCGTGTCTGCTCCAACCCGCCGTGCGAGACCCACGAGACGGGCACCACCCACACGGCCACCACCGCCACGTCCAACATGGCTGGGCAGCATGGCTGCTCCAACCCGCCATGCGAGACCCACGAGACCGGCACCACCAGCACCGCCACCACCGCTGTGTCGAGCATCGGCGCCGGCCAGCAGCGAGACCTCCGCCGTGCCTGCGTGGCTGGCACCGCTCCTGCTGTGGTCCGGGTCGGCATGGCCGCCGGGGTGTCAGAGGGAGCCCAGGGCTCCGTCAAGGCCTCGTGCCAAACCCGCCAGACCGGCGTGACCGGTACCGCCATGACTGTGCTGGCCACCGGGGCCCCATGCTCGGCCGGCCCGCTCCTTGGGCCGGCCCTGGCGGTGGAGGCCGGCGGCCGCGCCGCCACCTTCGTGCAGCTGGCCGCCGTGAGTGGCCAGGTCAGACCCAGCGGCCCCGTGGCCGGCTTGAGTCAGCTGGCGTCCGTGGGGCGCCAGCCGGAGGCTCATCACACCCACACGACCAACACCCCCACCACGGTCCGCTCCTCCATGGGTGCCGGAGAGCCCGGCGAGGCACGGGGGACCCCCACAACCGCGTACGAGAGCTCGGCCAGTGGCGCCGTGACTGTGACGGCCCTGGAGGCGCTGCTGTGCCCCTCGGCCACCGCGAGCCAAGTCTGCTCCGACCCGCCGTGCGAGACCCATGACACAGGCACCACCCACACCGCCACTACCTCGAATGCCGGCAGCACCCAGCGGGTCTGCTCCAACCCGCCATGCGAGACCCACGAGACGGGCACCACCCACACGCCCACCACAGCCACGTCCAACGGGGGTGCGGGCCAGCCTGAGGGCGGGCAGCAGCCCCCCGCCGGCCGCCCCTGCGAGACACACCAGACCACGTCCACCGGTACCACCATGTCGGTCGGCGTGGGCGCCTTGCTCCCCGTGGAGTCCGGCTTGGAGGTGGCGGCGCCTCCCTCCATCGCCCCCCAGGCTGCTGCTTCGTTGCTGGCTCCTTTCCCGACGCAGAGGGTGTGCTCCAACCCCCCTTGTGAGACGCACGAGACGGGCACCACACACACGGCCACCACCGTCACCTCGAACATGAGCTCAAACCAAG ATCCCCCACCAGCCGCCAGCGACCAGGGAGACGTGGAGAGCACCCAGGGCGACAGTGTGAACATCACCAGCTCCAGTGCCGTTACGACAACCGTGTCCTCCACACTGACGAGGGCTGTGACCACTGTGACACAGTCCACCCCAGTCCCGGGCCCCTCGGTACCG AAGATCTCATCAATGACTGAGGCTACCCCAGGGGCTCTGACCACCGAAGTCCCCATCCCAGCCACGATAACAGTGACCATAGCCAACACAGAAACTTCTGACATGCCCTTCTCTGCTGTTGACATCCTGCAGCCCCCAGAGGAACTCCAGGCCTCGCCAGGGCCCCGCCAGCAGCTTCCGCCACGGCAGCTCCTGCAACCCGCCTCCACGCCCCTGATGGGGGAGTCCGCCGAGGTCCTGTCAGCCTCCCAGACCCCTGAGCTCCAAGCCGCCGTGGATCTGAGCGGTACAGGGGACCCGTCTTCGGGCCAGGAGCCCGCCAGCTCCGCCGTGGTGGCCACTGTGGTGGTCCAGCCGCCCCCGCCTACGCAGTCTGAAGTAGACCAGCTGTCGCTTCCTCAAGAGCTGATGGCCGAGGCCCAGGCAGGCACCACCACCCTCATGGTGACGGGGCTCACCCCCGAGGAGCTGGCGGTCACCGCTGCCGCTGAAGCAGCTGCCCAGGCTGCAGCCACCGAGGAGGCCCAGGCCCTGGCCATCCAGGCGGTGCTCCAGGCTGCGCAGCAGGCCGTCATGG CAGGCACCGGGGAGCCCATGGACACATCTGAGGCGGCGGCGGCCGTGACGCAGGCCGAGCTGGGCCACCTGTCCGCCGAGGGCCAGGAGGGCCAGGCCACCACCATCCCCATCGTGCTGACGCAGCAGGAGCTGGCCGCTCTGgtgcagcaacagcagcagctgcAGGAGGCACAGGCCCAGCAGCACCACCACCTGCCCACCGAGGCCCTGGCGCCTGCCGACAGCCTCAACGACCCGGCCATCGAGAGCAACTGCCTCAACGAGCTGGCCGCCGCCGTCCCCAGCACCGTGGCCCTGCTGCCCTCCACAGCCACTGAGA GCCTGGCTCCGTCCAACACATTTGTGGCCCCCCAGCCGGTCGTGGTAGCCAGCCCTGCCAAACTACAGGCCGCGGCGACCCTGACTGAAGTGGCCAATGGCATCGAGTCCCTGGGCGTG aAGCCAGACTTACCGCCCCCGCCCAGCAAAGCCCCCGTGAAGAAGGAGAACCAGTGGTTCGACGTGGGCGTTATTAAGGGTACCAACGTAATGGTGACACACTATTTCCTGCCACCAGACGATGCCGTCCCGTCCGAC GATGACTCGGGCGCCGTCCCCGACTACAGCCAGCTGAAGAAACAGGAGCTGCAGCCGGGCACGGCCTACAAGTTCCGTGTCGCTGGGGTCAACGCCTGCGGCCGGGGGCCCTTCAGCGAGATCTCTGCTTTCAAGACGTGTCTGCCCGGCTTCCCGGGGGCTCCCTGTGCCATTAAAATCAGCAAA AGTCCAGATGGTGCTCACCTCACCTGGGAGCCGCCGTCCGTGACGTCCGGCAAGATCATCGAGTACTCGGTGTACCTGGCCATCCAGAGCTCGCAGGCCGGTGGCGAGCCCAAGAGCTCCGCCCCGGCCCAGCTGGCCTTCATGCGGGTGTACTGCgggcccagcccctcctgctTGGTGCAGTCGTCCAGCCTCTCCAACGCCCACATTGACTACACCACCAAGCCCGCCATCATCTTCCGCATCGCCGCCCGCAACGAGAAGGGCTACGGCCCTGCCACCCAAGTCAGGTGGCTGCAAG AAACCAGTAAAGACAGCTCCGGCGCCAAGCCAGCCAGCAAGCGGCCCATGTCCTCTCCGGAAAT